From a region of the Blastocatellia bacterium genome:
- a CDS encoding VCBS repeat-containing protein, whose protein sequence is MKKIVIMVSFSLTLPFLIGVGGWPTTWLTPVQAVQRPKPGQPTQPGQPSRSRDLVIGGQPMGIVAADFNNDGIPEVAVADQSNNVVVVALNNRGAQLHRPRSFAVNRGPAAVVAADFNLDGKLDLGVANSYSDDVSVLIGEGDGTFAPARHYPVGATPTAIVAADFNHDGLPDVATCDQVSDSVSVLVNKDKGETFVRTVYHVGNGPTDLVAADFNNDDRTDIAVANQFSGDVTILRIIAFPVARTDTVHAGGTNPFSIVSADFDLDGRADLAVGNQGSGLVSILLNSTSGRLVPRPALPVPSGIMNVHSADCNNDRRSDLVVGSYLASSISTHWGRGDGTFAGPHTQSAGGRVRGLDMADFNQDGVMDIAVTKPDTGVVSVLLMAGNGSTLK, encoded by the coding sequence ATGAAGAAAATCGTCATCATGGTGAGTTTCTCTTTGACGTTGCCATTTCTTATCGGTGTGGGCGGCTGGCCGACAACATGGCTGACACCAGTGCAAGCCGTTCAACGGCCAAAGCCAGGCCAGCCAACTCAACCGGGTCAGCCCAGTCGCTCGCGTGATCTGGTCATTGGCGGACAACCGATGGGCATCGTCGCTGCCGATTTTAATAACGACGGGATTCCAGAGGTGGCCGTTGCCGACCAGAGCAATAACGTCGTGGTTGTGGCATTGAACAATCGCGGCGCGCAGTTGCATCGTCCGCGAAGTTTTGCTGTCAATCGCGGGCCAGCAGCCGTCGTGGCTGCCGACTTCAACCTGGATGGCAAGCTGGACCTCGGCGTGGCAAATTCTTATTCCGATGACGTCTCAGTGTTGATCGGCGAAGGAGACGGCACATTTGCGCCGGCTCGTCATTATCCGGTCGGCGCCACGCCAACGGCGATTGTGGCTGCCGACTTCAACCACGATGGCTTGCCCGATGTGGCAACCTGCGATCAGGTGTCGGATTCCGTCTCCGTTCTCGTCAACAAAGACAAAGGCGAAACGTTCGTCCGAACCGTTTATCACGTGGGCAATGGTCCGACTGACCTTGTGGCCGCTGACTTCAATAATGATGATCGCACGGACATCGCCGTCGCCAACCAGTTTTCCGGCGATGTGACAATTCTCAGGATCATCGCATTTCCCGTTGCTCGTACTGACACTGTGCACGCTGGCGGGACGAATCCATTCTCGATTGTCTCGGCAGATTTTGATCTGGACGGTCGCGCCGATTTGGCGGTGGGCAATCAAGGCAGTGGATTGGTCTCGATCCTGCTCAATTCAACTTCAGGGCGGCTGGTTCCCCGTCCCGCGTTGCCGGTCCCCAGCGGCATCATGAATGTGCATAGCGCTGATTGCAACAACGATCGAAGGTCTGACTTGGTTGTTGGCAGCTATCTAGCCAGTAGCATTAGCACCCATTGGGGACGCGGTGATGGCACCTTTGCCGGCCCACACACGCAATCAGCCGGCGGTCGCGTTCGCGGACTGGACATGGCCGATTTCAATCAAGACGGAGTGATGGACATCGCCGTCACCAAGCCGGACACAGGCGTTGTCTCGGTGCTGTTGATGGCCGGCAACGGCTCTACGTTGAAATAG
- a CDS encoding CoA-binding protein, which translates to MEINSLETIQRILTECKTIAVVGCSSKPNRPSYGVARYMQSVGYRIIPVNPNESEVLGERAYPHLRAVPEPIDLVDIFRRSECVAPVVEEAIDLGVRAIWMQEGVYHQAAVEKAVRAGLLVVVDRCLLKEHMKRGLL; encoded by the coding sequence ATGGAGATCAACAGTCTGGAGACGATACAAAGAATTTTGACTGAATGTAAAACCATCGCCGTTGTGGGATGTTCATCCAAGCCGAATCGTCCCAGTTACGGCGTAGCCCGGTACATGCAATCAGTCGGTTACCGGATTATTCCGGTCAACCCGAATGAGAGCGAGGTGCTTGGAGAACGCGCCTATCCGCATCTGCGGGCTGTGCCTGAGCCGATTGATCTGGTGGATATTTTTCGACGCTCTGAGTGCGTTGCGCCTGTGGTCGAGGAAGCCATTGACCTGGGCGTCCGCGCGATTTGGATGCAGGAAGGCGTCTATCATCAGGCAGCAGTGGAAAAGGCCGTGCGGGCTGGTTTGCTTGTTGTTGTAGATCGTTGCTTACTGAAGGAGCACATGAAACGAGGCCTGCTCTAA
- a CDS encoding carbon monoxide dehydrogenase subunit G — MKLHGEHHVNASPDQVWQLLVDPDVLKRCTPGCERLDQIEANTYEAALQLGIGAIKGKYTGRIRLEELRPPAHLKMSVDGRGTQGFVKGNGTLELTALDSMTKIVYSGDVQLGGPLAGIGQRLIQSSATVIAGQFFTALDAEIAARRKAATTGAPVTPPSHGIVRTFLRYLWGLIKRLFAS, encoded by the coding sequence ATGAAGTTGCATGGCGAGCATCACGTGAACGCTTCACCGGATCAGGTGTGGCAGTTACTGGTTGACCCCGACGTGTTGAAACGATGCACGCCGGGATGTGAGCGGCTCGATCAGATTGAAGCAAATACCTACGAAGCGGCACTACAACTGGGCATCGGCGCTATCAAAGGGAAGTACACCGGGCGCATCCGGCTGGAGGAGCTGCGACCGCCGGCGCATTTGAAGATGAGCGTGGATGGCCGAGGCACGCAGGGCTTTGTCAAAGGCAACGGCACGTTGGAACTGACTGCCCTGGACAGCATGACCAAGATCGTGTATTCCGGCGATGTGCAACTGGGCGGGCCGCTGGCCGGCATTGGACAACGCTTGATTCAAAGTTCGGCCACGGTCATTGCTGGACAGTTTTTCACGGCGCTTGATGCAGAGATCGCAGCCCGGCGTAAGGCAGCAACGACCGGCGCTCCGGTGACGCCGCCATCCCATGGCATCGTGCGAACCTTTCTTCGCTACCTCTGGGGACTGATCAAACGTCTCTTTGCTTCTTGA
- a CDS encoding xanthine dehydrogenase family protein subunit M has product MIPTPFEYLKPSTLAEALNLLATHGEQAKLLAGGHSLIPLMKFRLASPHYLIDLGGIADLRYISADGDQIAIGAMTTHHAIESSALLKHSCPLLSEAAAAIGDVQVRNCGTIGGSLAHADPAGDFPAAVLALSARLKAVSSRGERWIHSDDFFIGLLTTALQSDEILTEIRVPVDPPRTGAAYLKVPQPASGFALCGVAARVTVDAQQVCQSVAIGITGVGPTAYRARAVEQQLQGQTLDDAVISAAAEHAVDGVDPSEDIHASSEYRAHLAKVYTQRAIQTALSRVP; this is encoded by the coding sequence ATGATTCCCACGCCGTTTGAATATCTCAAACCAAGCACACTAGCCGAGGCGCTGAATTTACTGGCGACACACGGCGAGCAAGCGAAACTCCTGGCCGGTGGTCATAGCTTGATTCCGCTGATGAAGTTTCGGCTGGCATCGCCGCATTATCTGATTGATCTTGGTGGCATCGCCGATTTGCGCTATATCAGCGCCGACGGTGACCAAATCGCCATCGGTGCGATGACCACACATCATGCGATTGAAAGCTCAGCCTTGCTCAAGCACTCGTGTCCGCTGCTTTCGGAAGCGGCAGCCGCCATTGGCGATGTGCAAGTACGAAATTGCGGGACCATCGGCGGCAGCTTGGCGCATGCCGATCCAGCCGGTGATTTTCCGGCAGCGGTGCTGGCCTTGTCAGCGCGTTTGAAAGCAGTCAGTTCACGCGGTGAACGGTGGATTCACAGCGACGATTTCTTCATCGGGTTGCTGACAACCGCGTTGCAATCGGATGAAATCTTGACGGAGATTCGTGTGCCAGTTGATCCACCTCGAACAGGCGCGGCTTACCTGAAAGTGCCGCAGCCGGCATCGGGTTTCGCGTTGTGTGGCGTGGCTGCGCGCGTCACGGTGGACGCGCAGCAAGTTTGTCAAAGCGTTGCCATCGGCATAACAGGCGTTGGCCCGACAGCCTATCGGGCTAGAGCCGTTGAGCAACAGTTGCAAGGTCAAACGCTCGATGATGCGGTGATCAGCGCCGCCGCCGAGCATGCTGTGGATGGCGTTGATCCCTCCGAGGACATTCACGCTTCATCGGAGTATCGCGCTCATCTAGCCAAGGTCTACACGCAACGCGCCATCCAAACCGCTCTATCGCGGGTTCCCTGA